aacacttatttttgtaattatattttttaatctataaaggagaaaaaaaggagaaaaaaaatagtcggataaacataatcaattgaaacactttttttttctctctcaattactttacaaaatctagaattagacttgaacctattgtgtaagaaagaaagaacaaattttttaaatgtaagaaataatagtttgattagtaacatggattgaaaattgaaacacttattttttacaccgtttatatattaaaaaatagttaaaaaaataagtgtattaaaaaatttactacgaccatttaggatgaaatgtttggaaaaataacatttttgtaccggttcaaacggattgaaaattgaaacatttattttttaaactataatttttaatatatatacatatatataagaaaaaaaagaaaaaaaaacagtcggaaGGAAAGAACGGGAGGGgggaatagagaaaaaaaaaaaggaaagaaaaaaagaagaataaaaatttgaaagaagTAAAACGGGAGAGGAGTGGTGGGGTCGGGGGTGCTGtgtccggggggggggggggggggggaagcaGCTCTCATACTACTCCATATTCTGCGTTTGTTTTTACAGAAGAAAACATTATAAATGCAACACAAACCCATGCATAGGTTTGTTGTGCGTTTGTTTCTGCTGAAACCACTTCCTAAGAAGTACTACTATATTCTGCGTTTTTGATATAGATCTAACAATGACAGATACTAATGTATataagatgataaaaaaaaacagtgtacGAATCGGCACCACTACCGCAACCACCGGCACAATTAGGAGTATAATTTACAGAAGCCTAGCACCGTCGTCTTACAGTTGCAACTGCAAGATGACGGCGAAATACTTGGGGAGATTTTCTTTCACAAATGTTGGAGGAATCTTGAAAACAAACAAGAAGCACCAGAGTGACAATAATAATATGTCATTGGCATCAGGTGTCTTTCATTGCAAATGGCATTTTGATGTGATGTGGTGTCCTGCAATCGCATGATTGTTCGGGCAATTGGCAAATAATTGAAGCTACTTCCTTCTTCAGTTACAGTGGCAAACTGTCTTACGTAATTTGTTATAGCTACTAAAAAACAAGACGGTTCGACTCTCACTCTTACAGAAAAACTTTTTGATCGACTTAAAAGTTTTCACGGTTGTTAATTTTAGAGTTCAACTACGCGTAAATTAATCCGGACATTCACTCCTTGAAGAAAACTTGGAGAAAGACTCCCCGGAATAACTGAATCCCGCCGCAGCACTATCGGTTTTTTGTTAAGCTACCCTTTTTACAGAATGGCCTGCTTTTCCTTTCATGCTTTTTATATAGGAAAAACTGTAACTAGATTGGGCTCTTTCCATCTTTAGAATAAAATTGGACAGGCTTGTCTAATTATAAAATGTTGAGCTGCTTTCTTCAAcattcctcttctttttcttacAAACGCCAATCTGAAGCGCTCATATGAGGGTAGAAGCCTACTGATAAACAAAGGGACCCAAtcttcacagagagagagagagagagagagagagagagagagagagagatttattaaCTAAATTTTCAAGAATCAATGGACAAGGATTAGAGAACATCAACCCACACATACACAAAACGGCCGttcaaaaaaacacatacaacAAAACGAACAATGACCAAGATGCATTCCCAGGCTAAGATTTGGAGGAAAAAGCACCAGGCGAAAGAGTGGCAAACAGTGAGATTGTgaggatcaaaagaaaaacagtgaGGTTGTAACTCATTGCCCAGAAGGAAGGCACTTCGAGTACAACCGTTTATTTGCCCCGAGTGagatgaaattttttgagaattccCATTCTGCAGCAAATTCGCAAGTTCAATAAACGGAGAGAGAAACTGTAATTCTCTGAAAGGAGACACTTGCATTACACGGAAGTAACAAGTGGTAGGATTAAACCTTTTAGAAAACATTTGTCTGTAGATCCTCTAGCCCAGGATCAACAACTTTAGCTTCCTTTTGGCCTTCAGTCCCGAAGAGAGGACAATCGAGCTTCGGAGGTTTCTACAGTTATCAAGTAGATGCATATAAGTTGGTGCACTTAACTATGAATTTAATACACAAATTATATGTAGAGAACAACAACTGCATACCTTGAGAATCTCTAAAATTTGAATACAAAAGTTATCTAAATTCTCATCTCTAAAAGGGTATTCAATAAAAACAACTCCTAAGTTTTTTGTGGCAATGGACCAATTTCCTTCATTTTACCTGGAGATGACTAACTAGCGATTGCTAAGCTTTAATATTTACAAATAACCACACAAATTGTGAttgaaaacatttttgtttttcctttggtCGAAATAACTCATCAAGGAAGGAGCATTTCTAAGATCATGAACTTAAATCCCTTGCTTTCACCCTTCCCACCAGAAATAAGTAATCCTTGTAATTATATTATGACTTCGAAAATAGAGCACCTTGAAGTCTCGAGTATTACCATGCAACGAACTAAAGGCCAGTTGACACCCCTGAAGAAAGGATGTCGCTTAATTTCATCTGTTCCTTCATGTGAACCCAATCGGATTTTGGGATCTCTGTGCAACAACCGGTACATCAACTGCTTTGCAGAGAGACTCACCTGCACCAGGCCAAAAAAAGAacacaggaaaaaaagaaacaaaagaaagttcATCCCCCGTTGCAGCATTTTTATTTCAGACAAATTAATGACAATATCCACATTGATCGTATTAATTTAGCAAGCAGTTGCATATATAGATCTATATAAAAACCCAGAACAAAGTTCTGTAGTAGACAACATAACAGGATTAGAAACGTAGTTAGGATTCAAGGCTGTTCGATACACTATTTAGCATCTCGACCCCAATCCTTCTGTACATTCTAAGAATTTTGAAGCCATTTCTATTGACAACACTTGAATGAAGATACAAGGATACAAGAATCTCACCTGTATAGAGCTTGGGAATTTAAGATCCTTATGGAGAACGTTGGCAAATGTCTTTTGCCTTGTCTTTCCCCTAAATGGTGTATATCCATACAGCATTTCATATAGAAGAATGCCTGTTGAAGCAGCTAAGTGTTTGAATATACATGGGGAATCCAACTAAAGgggaaattttttgagaaaagagaACTAAAATTAGTCATAAATTTAGTCCCACAATAAGAAAGGGGTAAAGACAACAGAGTCATGATTTTGTATTGGTGATGTGTTCTGCCACAACAAAATGAGCAACTCAGATTTGTATGGCCGATTTTCATTATATCAATCAGTACCTACGGAAGGCCATCTATGAGATGAGACATTGCATGTGACTGGCACATTTTTGTATCATGTAAACCGTAACTTATTAGTTACATAATATTCGAATCTTAAGTTCAGTTGAAAAAATGGTtctcagataaaaaaaaatgaactcatAATGATGTGTGGTTTTACAAGAGAACAAAATTACCAAGAGCCCACCAGTCCACTGCACTACTGTGTCCAGCTCCAGTTATGATTTCCTGCATAAGGAAAACAATGGTCATTGCAAACTAGAGAACTGCGAAAGGCAACAGTATTAAAAGCAAAAACCAGAACTAATCACTTTTTCAGTTCTACTATAGATCGACAGAGGCAACATCCATAACGAAACGCATCATCCAGACATCCACAGATGAATAtatatgagaaaaaaaaaagcacgaGTAAGCATACTGGAGCTATGTATTCTTCAGTTCCAACGAAAGAATTTGATGCTCTCATTGGTTCAGCCATAAATATTGGAGACTGTTGACCTTTATGATGCCTTTTCTTTGCATTTGCTTCTGGAATCAAAAGCTGCACAAAGCACAACAAActgattcaattttttattccaCTCAATACTATTGAGTTTCATTAGTACAGCCTCAAATAGAGTTCAGAGATTGAGAAGTTGACACACCTGGGGCTTGCAAGATGTCAAGCAAGACAAATCGAAATCTGTCAAGGACACGTGGCCATTGCTCTGAAGTAAAACATTTTCGGGCTTCAAGTCCCTGTAAATTATCCCTGCGGACAATAAAGGTCACATGTAATGAGTAATAAATAAAACATGGGGATAAGCTTTCACAAGTCCCTCAAAGATAATGTCGGACTACataagatttctttttctttttgtcttgcTTTGTTTCATACTCAACTTTCTTACTGAAAACTTACTCTTGTAGTGGTATTTATCGTTCGCAACTGGATTTGCTGGCGATTGTCAACTTTTGGAAGAAGGGCTTTGGCGAGAAAAGAGTGGGTTCAAATTTAATATAAAATCTTAATGATGTAAAAGTAATATCGACGGAGTAAGAAAAATAAACTCAGCTGGAAGGATTGTAGATTAATTTTGTTTCGAGCGAAAGGCAGAAACAACCCAGACTAGTTTCATAAACTTGCTCAAAATAGTTTTATAAACTTGCATATCTAACTGTATTAACTGAATGAAGGAAATACAAATGTAACTTAGTTTCATAAACTAAGAATTATAACATGctcaaaatagtttcaaaactTGCATATCTAGTATTAGCTGAATACAGGAAAGACCAACGTATGATAATTACAATTACTACCTTGACAGTGCAGGTACTCCAACGCAACAATTACTTCTGCAGCGTAGAATCTACATATGTACAAAATTTACGTCAGCAAAGGTAATTACTTCAAAACATAACCCAAAGCTAGACTGAAATTTATCAGAATCCATCTCTTACATGATTTATATCAGACACCATTGGATGATGAAAAATAtgtaacatttttttgttggttttacaTTAAGTATCTCAAACAATTGATACAATAGTCATCTGTCTGCAACAATCAGGATCATCCTAGCAGATATAAGTCTCTATGCCATTTATGTCAGATAACTAAATGAGGTCAAAACAGAACACTTCAACTCGATATATTCCATCTTATATGCATTGCAGTTTCCTTTTATGCCTTCAAAAAAGAACATTTTCATGCAGCGCATCCATTATACTTTTGGGAACATAACAATGGAGAAATTACACTGGTTTTCTTTGTACAtgtaaaaaacaaaatccatGATCAAGACTGAAAATTGACTTGCAATGTGCCTTCTTAAATTTGAAATATACTAGTCAATGATAATGTTACCTCACAGCATCTTCCCTCAAGACCTTCAGTGGTTGTCTGTCTAAAAGCAGGAACAGCTCTCCCCCGGGGCAGTAATCAGTTATCAGGCACACATGAGTTTTTGTCTGCAAAGTGTATCATATCATATGTAGAGAACCAAATGTACACATCAATAACTTGACAAGACATAGAAGTGCAAATTAATCTATGGTTGTAGAATTTTCATTGCAATTTGCAAGCATAAAGCTTGGTATTTCGAATTACACACGTCTTGCAGAGGGACTAAGTTCTTTGAacaatcttttccttttcttctctgCAGATTAAGGCAGTTCCCTCGAGTTATGAGTAGTCCACTCTAATAATATCATATTTGGCTAACCTGAAATGAAGCATACAGTGCTGGAAGAAAAGGATGATCCAACATGTCCAGGATTTCTCTTTCTGCACAAGCTCTGTGCACctgcaaagaagaagaaaagggccTTGTGAAAATAAAGAGAGTGCAAGATCTGAATAATTATCACAATTAACAAAACTGACACCAAATGAAATGCAGAAGATGTAAAAAACTGCACGATAAAAACAGTCTGCGTTGATTACATGATGACCATTTTGAGTTATATCTAGAACTTAAAGAAggtgaaattgaaaaaaaaatgcacccaAACATGTATCTTGTTTCTCAATGCATGTGATCGTAGAGAGAGCGGAGAAGAAGTTTCATAGGCCCGGCAGTAAGGATCTACTTCAATTTTCATGCCATTGACTAAATTAAGAAAGGTGTCATATTGATGATCTCTACACATTAGGTATACAAAAGGGACCATCTCATTTTTATCTAGTATTCAAACAACTCTATGAAACAGCAATAGTTCGTGCAGAAACTCAAGAGTTGCATTTCAACCCAATAATGTACATGACAAGGCGGATTATTCAAACTTCGAAAGCAATGGCCTGTTACAGTACTGTTTCCTCAAAAAAACAATAGGAAGTGTTACCTTGTTTCGGTTGAGCATGACCCCCTTATCCATGGCTTTCATGGCAAAGTGTTCTCCGGTTCCACACAATTCCACCAAATGCACACTGTCAGTAGAGTCAATAACTTAATTTCGCAAGACGTTGTATGGGCaaggaaaattttaagaaaaaaggaaaagaagaatttCACATTAACTTCAAAAGCAAGTGAAAATGTCCCCTCAAAAGTTCTTCAAATGAAGATGATTAATGAGGTTAAGATGACCAAAGACCTTCTTGAGCTTGTTTGAATCGTATAATTCTTAAAATATAAATCACAAATGCAAAAGATATTTCGTTGATGACAACACGGTTGTATCCATATTGACAAACCTGCCAGTATCGCCAGATCCCAAGGGTTTTATTGGCTTAAAATGCTTCAAGCTTAATGGTTCACCACCATCAAGAATCTGCAAGTCATACACCACACTAGCAAATTGAAGGGATAAACGAGGGAAGGGaagcttcaaaaaaatacaatctgAATGATGTTGCGaacaaacaagaagaagatgCCTATATGGAAAGTATTATACCTTTTGGATAGCCTGCCAAGATGAACTGTCTCTCCTGTGGGGCTTGGGGTGAACCACTTTTGAATGGTTAGTCCATAAGTCCTCTGGTTTCTACATATTGATAACGAGGTGATCACAATTATGAACCTAGCAATTGAATTCTGTAATATACTTTTCTAAGTCTATCAAATGGACATTACCAAGTTGGCATCAGGAAGCTCCCTGACGGCGTCATCAACATTTGCAGCTGTTTCTTTCACCTGAATGTGGCAAAGATGAATCTTTCAGCAACAATCAGGGAAGTGAAAGTGTGAAACTGACTTTCCACTGGTCAATTCGAAAACCAGATCCTACAAACTCAATAGTGTTCTCTCTCACCAGTTTTGCACTGTCTTTTGCTGTTTCCTCAGGGATGCAGTTGTGAAGTGGCTCAACATGTTCACTACCATCTAATTGGACCCCAATAAAATACTGAACTTCACCCTGTTTAGAAGAAAAACTGACAGTTAAGTACATAAAACTGAATATCACATAATGgactcctcttcttttttcaacCATAGAACCATCACCACGTCCATCAATATTAATCACTGTACCTTCTGATCACGCATAGGCTGAAGATGGAACAAATTCCAGAACTTCTTGCCTGCGGTGATGTCACGAAATTCAGTTTAACAAACTATTGTAAGCGCAAGAAAATTGATGTCTAGAAGACAAACTacaggagagagaaaattgaagTATAACGAGTCTCAGACTTCCATTTCTAAGAGAACAGCAGAAGTTTCAAATCGCCAAAATGACGAGTATACCTGTTTTGGTGTAGTTAATAAGCTGCACTGTAACCTCTGATTGGGTGTCAATTGCCTGTCTAATTTTCCTCACTGTTGCTGGATCAGTTTCAGGGCCTTGAAGAAATCTAATCATTGTTTATACCAGATGACACAGATCAGAATAAGAACAACACTAAACTTAAGAATTTCCAAACCATTATTTGCTACCGTTTGCATTTTCTAATGCCTATTTCAAGTGATTGTAATGCAAATTCTATCAAACAATGCAAATTTTCAGCTTCATCCTTATAAGTTTCGAAATCTTGATTCTCACCTACAATTTCTACCCAAAATTTCTTCACGGCTGTACTCAGTGAGCTCCAAGAAGCTATCCGATGCAAATATCTGAAAATTCAGACACAagggaaaattattttctatggaTAAGCTCATAATCACAAGGCtgggtttggtttgttttggtttggataaGCTCAAAATCATTGAATATAAGCTAGAAGCCTTACAATGGGATTATCAGGCAGCCTTGGATCAGTAATGACGAAATTCTTCTCAATACGTTCAAGTGTTGTAGCAAGATCGATACCCTTTCTCATCTCCTTCTTCCTCACTTTGTCATCCAAACTGTCAGGCCGCCCATCATTGTCACTATCAgagtcgtcgtcgtcgtcgtcgtcatccaAAGTCACTCCAATATCAAAATCATCAGTGCTCGGACGAGTTTTCCTTACAATCCTGAACCAAGAAAAGGAAATGTGTAATCGCGCAATGTGATATTGTAGGGAAATGTAACTTCACGTGCCACTGAAATTGCCATTCCTTACgggaaaagaaaatgggagaagAAGAATAAAGTGTAATAGACATTGTTACAGAATTTTTTCACCAAATATATTAGGCAAATAGCATTCtcttgccaatcaaaaaaataaataaatagcaCTCTCTTACTGAAACACATCTAGAAAGATGCGGCAGTGACATTTCTGCAGAGAAATGTGCACGGAAACATACATGCAATACAAACAAATggaagaaggaaaatgattcGTGAACCATGTTGTTACATAAAAATGTGAAGAATAATATAATCAGTGCCATTATCCACATTCAGAGGCCCCATGTAGGTGTTCAAGTTGAAATTCTGCAATTACTGTAGCACAAAACCCCACATTTATTCTACATGAAAATTATGCAAAACAACTGATTACGCCTCATACTTCAATAAAAAGCAGAGGTAAGTTCACAACATTTCTTGATTATGCCTCATACTTCCGTAAAAAGCAGTGGTGATGTTGACAACATTTCTATATCTAAAACATTTTCCGAATGAACTTACGCCATGAAAGACTGACGTGCAGATTTCTTATGTTTATTTTCTGG
The sequence above is a segment of the Rhododendron vialii isolate Sample 1 chromosome 13a, ASM3025357v1 genome. Coding sequences within it:
- the LOC131314820 gene encoding phototropin-1 — its product is MEPPNKQSPRIPPASRDSRGSLEVFNPTPHNSSPPATNPTFGTTPNYSQPTWKTWLDPPSRHPAPPLAEESTLSSASGRANADEITSWMALKDNSTTAPAPPPSPPGVTAKMTVSRGVSDQNGNRQKSTAVSGEAGTAAKRAAEWGLVLKTDNETGKPQGVKVRTSGDEQNTKPGNSRRDSGNSMRSSGDLSSDDGTGRDRGFPRVSEDVKNALSSFQQTFVVSDATKPDYPIMYASAGFFKMTGYTSKEVIGRNCRFLQGAGTDPGDVAKIREALQQGNNYCGRLLNYKKDGTPFWNLLTIAPIKDETGKVLKLIGMLVEVSKHTEGSKDKMTRPNGLPESLIRYDARQKEMATSSVTELVQAVKRPRALSESTDRPLTANGAPDRRHSVAGTRASMQKISELPENKHKKSARQSFMAIVRKTRPSTDDFDIGVTLDDDDDDDDSDSDNDGRPDSLDDKVRKKEMRKGIDLATTLERIEKNFVITDPRLPDNPIIFASDSFLELTEYSREEILGRNCRFLQGPETDPATVRKIRQAIDTQSEVTVQLINYTKTGKKFWNLFHLQPMRDQKGEVQYFIGVQLDGSEHVEPLHNCIPEETAKDSAKLVKETAANVDDAVRELPDANLKPEDLWTNHSKVVHPKPHRRDSSSWQAIQKILDGGEPLSLKHFKPIKPLGSGDTGSVHLVELCGTGEHFAMKAMDKGVMLNRNKVHRACAEREILDMLDHPFLPALYASFQTKTHVCLITDYCPGGELFLLLDRQPLKVLREDAVRFYAAEVIVALEYLHCQGIIYRDLKPENVLLQSNGHVSLTDFDLSCLTSCKPQLLIPEANAKKRHHKGQQSPIFMAEPMRASNSFVGTEEYIAPEIITGAGHSSAVDWWALGILLYEMLYGYTPFRGKTRQKTFANVLHKDLKFPSSIQVSLSAKQLMYRLLHRDPKIRLGSHEGTDEIKRHPFFRGVNWPLVRCMKPPKLDCPLFGTEGQKEAKVVDPGLEDLQTNVF